Proteins encoded within one genomic window of Columba livia isolate bColLiv1 breed racing homer chromosome 1, bColLiv1.pat.W.v2, whole genome shotgun sequence:
- the SEC61A2 gene encoding protein transport protein Sec61 subunit alpha isoform X2, whose translation MSSDSADPFYWMRVILASNRGTLMELGISPIVTSGLIMQLLAGAKIIEVGDTPKDRALFNGAQKLFGMIITIGQAIVYVMTGMYGDPAEMGAGICLLIIIQLFVAGLIVLLLDELLQKGYGLGSGISLFIATNICETIVWKAFSPTTINTGRGTEFEGAVIALFHLLATRTDKVRALREAFYRQNLPNLMNLIATVFVFAVVIYFQGFRVDLPIKSARYRGQYSSYPIKLFYTSNIPIILQSALVSNLYVISQMLSVRFSGNFLVNLLGQWADVSGGGPARSYPVGGLCYYLSPPESMGAIFDDPVHVIVYIIFMLGSCAFFSKTWIEVSGSSAKDVAKQLKEQQMVMRGHRDTSMVHELNRYIPTAAAFGGLCIGALSVLADFLGAIGSGTGILLAVTIIYQYFEIFVKEQAEVGGVGALFF comes from the exons ATGTCGTCAGATTCTGCAGATCCTTTCTATTGGATGCGAGTCATTCTTGCGTCAAACAGAG GTACTTTGATGGAATTAGGTATCTCACCCATTGTGACGTCTGGTTTGATCatgcagctgctggctggggcgAAGATCATTGAAGTCGGTGATACCCCAAAAGACAGAGCCTTGTTCAACGGAGCTCAGAAAT TATTTGGGATGATTATTACCATTGGGCAAGCCATTGTGTATGTTATGACTGGAATGTATGGAGATCCTGCTGAAATGGGTGCTGGAATTTGTCTTCTTATTATAATTCAG CTGTTTGTTGCTGGTTTGATTGTGTTGCTGTTAGATGAGTTGCTACAGAAAGGTTATGGTTTGGGGTCTGGTATTTCCCTCTTTATTGCCACCAATATCTGTGAAACCATTGTCTGGAAGGCTTTTAGTCCCACTACCATCAACACTGGCAGAG GAACAGAGTTTGAAGGTGCCGTGATCGCATTATTTCATCTTCTGGCCACACGAACCGACAAAGTCCGGGCTTTGCGGGAAGCTTTTTACCGACAGAATTTGCCCAATCTCATGAACCTGATTGCTACAGTATTTGTATTTGCTGTAGTCATATATTTTCAG GGGTTTCGTGTTGATTTACCAATCAAGTCTGCCCGATACCGGGGACAGTACAGTAGTTATCCTATCAAGCTCTTTTATACCTCCAACATTCCCATCATCCTGCAGTCGGCCTTAGTTTCCAACCTCTACGTCATTTCCCAGATGTTGTCTGTTCGTTTTAGTGGCAACTTCTTGGTGAACTTACTAGGACAGTGGGCA GATGTCAGTGGCGGTGGCCCTGCTCGCTCATATCCAGTTGGTGGCCTGTGCTACTACTTGTCCCCTCCAGAATCCATGGGTGCAATATTTGACGATCCTGTCCATGTAATAgtttatataatatttatgtTGGGATCCTGTGCGTTCTTCTCGAAGACTTGGATTGAAGTGTCTGGCTCATCAGCCAAAGAT GTTGCCAAGCAACTCAAAGAACAGCAAATGGTGATGAGAGGCCACAGAGATACGTCAATGGTTCACGAGCTCAACAG GTATATCCCTACAGCAGCTGCGTTTGGTGGTTTGTGCATTGGGGCCCTTTCAGTATTGGCCGACTTTCTCGGAGCCATTGGGTCTGGCACTGGCATTCTGCTTGCGGTCACTATTATTTatcagtattttgaaatatttgtaaaagaaCAGGCTGAAGTCGGAGGAGTAGGTGCATTATTTTTCTAG
- the SEC61A2 gene encoding protein transport protein Sec61 subunit alpha isoform X1, which yields MGIKFLEVIKPFCAVLPEIQKPERKIQFREKVLWTAITLFIFLVCCQIPLFGIMSSDSADPFYWMRVILASNRGTLMELGISPIVTSGLIMQLLAGAKIIEVGDTPKDRALFNGAQKLFGMIITIGQAIVYVMTGMYGDPAEMGAGICLLIIIQLFVAGLIVLLLDELLQKGYGLGSGISLFIATNICETIVWKAFSPTTINTGRGTEFEGAVIALFHLLATRTDKVRALREAFYRQNLPNLMNLIATVFVFAVVIYFQGFRVDLPIKSARYRGQYSSYPIKLFYTSNIPIILQSALVSNLYVISQMLSVRFSGNFLVNLLGQWADVSGGGPARSYPVGGLCYYLSPPESMGAIFDDPVHVIVYIIFMLGSCAFFSKTWIEVSGSSAKDVAKQLKEQQMVMRGHRDTSMVHELNRYIPTAAAFGGLCIGALSVLADFLGAIGSGTGILLAVTIIYQYFEIFVKEQAEVGGVGALFF from the exons ATGGGCA TAAAATTTTTAGAAGTTATTAAGCCATTCTGTGCTGTGTTACCCGAAATCCAGAAACCGGAAAGAAAA ATCCAGTTCAGAGAGAAGGTACTATGGACGGCCATCACGCTCTTCATTTTCTTAGTATGCTGCCAG ATCCCTTTGTTTGGAATCATGTCGTCAGATTCTGCAGATCCTTTCTATTGGATGCGAGTCATTCTTGCGTCAAACAGAG GTACTTTGATGGAATTAGGTATCTCACCCATTGTGACGTCTGGTTTGATCatgcagctgctggctggggcgAAGATCATTGAAGTCGGTGATACCCCAAAAGACAGAGCCTTGTTCAACGGAGCTCAGAAAT TATTTGGGATGATTATTACCATTGGGCAAGCCATTGTGTATGTTATGACTGGAATGTATGGAGATCCTGCTGAAATGGGTGCTGGAATTTGTCTTCTTATTATAATTCAG CTGTTTGTTGCTGGTTTGATTGTGTTGCTGTTAGATGAGTTGCTACAGAAAGGTTATGGTTTGGGGTCTGGTATTTCCCTCTTTATTGCCACCAATATCTGTGAAACCATTGTCTGGAAGGCTTTTAGTCCCACTACCATCAACACTGGCAGAG GAACAGAGTTTGAAGGTGCCGTGATCGCATTATTTCATCTTCTGGCCACACGAACCGACAAAGTCCGGGCTTTGCGGGAAGCTTTTTACCGACAGAATTTGCCCAATCTCATGAACCTGATTGCTACAGTATTTGTATTTGCTGTAGTCATATATTTTCAG GGGTTTCGTGTTGATTTACCAATCAAGTCTGCCCGATACCGGGGACAGTACAGTAGTTATCCTATCAAGCTCTTTTATACCTCCAACATTCCCATCATCCTGCAGTCGGCCTTAGTTTCCAACCTCTACGTCATTTCCCAGATGTTGTCTGTTCGTTTTAGTGGCAACTTCTTGGTGAACTTACTAGGACAGTGGGCA GATGTCAGTGGCGGTGGCCCTGCTCGCTCATATCCAGTTGGTGGCCTGTGCTACTACTTGTCCCCTCCAGAATCCATGGGTGCAATATTTGACGATCCTGTCCATGTAATAgtttatataatatttatgtTGGGATCCTGTGCGTTCTTCTCGAAGACTTGGATTGAAGTGTCTGGCTCATCAGCCAAAGAT GTTGCCAAGCAACTCAAAGAACAGCAAATGGTGATGAGAGGCCACAGAGATACGTCAATGGTTCACGAGCTCAACAG GTATATCCCTACAGCAGCTGCGTTTGGTGGTTTGTGCATTGGGGCCCTTTCAGTATTGGCCGACTTTCTCGGAGCCATTGGGTCTGGCACTGGCATTCTGCTTGCGGTCACTATTATTTatcagtattttgaaatatttgtaaaagaaCAGGCTGAAGTCGGAGGAGTAGGTGCATTATTTTTCTAG
- the SEC61A2 gene encoding protein transport protein Sec61 subunit alpha isoform X3 gives MELGISPIVTSGLIMQLLAGAKIIEVGDTPKDRALFNGAQKLFGMIITIGQAIVYVMTGMYGDPAEMGAGICLLIIIQLFVAGLIVLLLDELLQKGYGLGSGISLFIATNICETIVWKAFSPTTINTGRGTEFEGAVIALFHLLATRTDKVRALREAFYRQNLPNLMNLIATVFVFAVVIYFQGFRVDLPIKSARYRGQYSSYPIKLFYTSNIPIILQSALVSNLYVISQMLSVRFSGNFLVNLLGQWADVSGGGPARSYPVGGLCYYLSPPESMGAIFDDPVHVIVYIIFMLGSCAFFSKTWIEVSGSSAKDVAKQLKEQQMVMRGHRDTSMVHELNRYIPTAAAFGGLCIGALSVLADFLGAIGSGTGILLAVTIIYQYFEIFVKEQAEVGGVGALFF, from the exons ATGGAATTAGGTATCTCACCCATTGTGACGTCTGGTTTGATCatgcagctgctggctggggcgAAGATCATTGAAGTCGGTGATACCCCAAAAGACAGAGCCTTGTTCAACGGAGCTCAGAAAT TATTTGGGATGATTATTACCATTGGGCAAGCCATTGTGTATGTTATGACTGGAATGTATGGAGATCCTGCTGAAATGGGTGCTGGAATTTGTCTTCTTATTATAATTCAG CTGTTTGTTGCTGGTTTGATTGTGTTGCTGTTAGATGAGTTGCTACAGAAAGGTTATGGTTTGGGGTCTGGTATTTCCCTCTTTATTGCCACCAATATCTGTGAAACCATTGTCTGGAAGGCTTTTAGTCCCACTACCATCAACACTGGCAGAG GAACAGAGTTTGAAGGTGCCGTGATCGCATTATTTCATCTTCTGGCCACACGAACCGACAAAGTCCGGGCTTTGCGGGAAGCTTTTTACCGACAGAATTTGCCCAATCTCATGAACCTGATTGCTACAGTATTTGTATTTGCTGTAGTCATATATTTTCAG GGGTTTCGTGTTGATTTACCAATCAAGTCTGCCCGATACCGGGGACAGTACAGTAGTTATCCTATCAAGCTCTTTTATACCTCCAACATTCCCATCATCCTGCAGTCGGCCTTAGTTTCCAACCTCTACGTCATTTCCCAGATGTTGTCTGTTCGTTTTAGTGGCAACTTCTTGGTGAACTTACTAGGACAGTGGGCA GATGTCAGTGGCGGTGGCCCTGCTCGCTCATATCCAGTTGGTGGCCTGTGCTACTACTTGTCCCCTCCAGAATCCATGGGTGCAATATTTGACGATCCTGTCCATGTAATAgtttatataatatttatgtTGGGATCCTGTGCGTTCTTCTCGAAGACTTGGATTGAAGTGTCTGGCTCATCAGCCAAAGAT GTTGCCAAGCAACTCAAAGAACAGCAAATGGTGATGAGAGGCCACAGAGATACGTCAATGGTTCACGAGCTCAACAG GTATATCCCTACAGCAGCTGCGTTTGGTGGTTTGTGCATTGGGGCCCTTTCAGTATTGGCCGACTTTCTCGGAGCCATTGGGTCTGGCACTGGCATTCTGCTTGCGGTCACTATTATTTatcagtattttgaaatatttgtaaaagaaCAGGCTGAAGTCGGAGGAGTAGGTGCATTATTTTTCTAG